One window of the Procambarus clarkii isolate CNS0578487 chromosome 89, FALCON_Pclarkii_2.0, whole genome shotgun sequence genome contains the following:
- the LOC138359166 gene encoding uncharacterized protein isoform X4 codes for MYSKVVWTPNLVRQVKRAFRIVRRDEDGHNCVRRGKRPPLLLTLCSTIDLCTPNTSNCRRTGWRGQQTPIAPTLSAHNLLNFPAPSQLNNCRRTGWRGRQTPIAPTLSAHNLLNFPAPSQLKLWDRCS; via the exons atgt attcaaaggtggtctggacacccaatttggtcagacaggtgaagagagcttttaggatagttcgaagagatgaagatggtcacaattgtgttcgaagaggcaaacgcccccctttgctcctgacattatgttcaaccattgacctctgcacacctaacacaag caactgccgtcgcacggggtggcggggccaacagacccccatcgctccaacgctcagcgcccataatttgctcaacttcccagctccatcgcagctaaa caactgccgtcgcacggggtggcggggccgacagacccccatcgctccaacgctcagcgcccataatttgctcaacttcccagctccatcgcagctaaa